The following are encoded together in the Phragmites australis chromosome 19, lpPhrAust1.1, whole genome shotgun sequence genome:
- the LOC133900736 gene encoding probable CoA ligase CCL6 codes for MLAGAAPLPRHIEEFMRVTSYSVLLQGYGLTESCAGCFTSIANVFSMIGTVGPPVTTIEARLESVPEMGYDALSDTPRGEICLRDHTLFSGYYKRPDLTEEVLSDGWFRTGDIGEWQPDGTMKIIDRKKNIFKLSQGEYVAVEVLESAYTLSPLVASVRQLKPTKTKPKYLST; via the exons ATGCTAGCAGGAGCAGCACCTTTGCCAAGGCACATCGAAGAGTTCATGCGGGTAACCAGCTACAGTGTCTTACTACAAGGATACG GGCTCACAGAGAGTTGTGCAGGATGCTTCACGTCTATTGCCAATGTTTTCTCAATGATTGGAACAGTTGGCCCTCCTGTCACGACGATCGAGGCACGACTGGAGTCCGTCCCTGAAATGGGCTACGACGCGCTGTCAGACACGCCCCGGGGTGAGATCTGCTTGAGGGACCACACCTTGTTCTCTGGGTACTACAAGCGCCCTGACCTCACTGAAGAAGTGTTATCAGATGGCTGGTTCCGTACAG GTGATATTGGAGAGTGGCAACCCGATGGGACGATGAAGATCATCGACAGAAAGAAGAACATCTTCAAGCTATCCCAGGGAGAGTATGTAGCAGTTGAGGTCCTGGAAAGCGCATACACGCTGTCCCCTCTCGTTGCATCGGTACGCCAATTGAAGCCAACAAAAACTAAACCTAAGTACTTGAGCACTTAA